One stretch of Manis pentadactyla isolate mManPen7 chromosome 10, mManPen7.hap1, whole genome shotgun sequence DNA includes these proteins:
- the CLDN3 gene encoding claudin-3: MSMGLEITGTSLAVLGWLSTIVCCALPMWRVTAFIGSNIITAQTIWEGLWMNCVVQSTGQMQCKVYDSLLALPQDLQAARALIVVAILLTAFGLLVALVGAQCTNCVQDDSAKAKITIVAGVLFLLAALLTLVPVSWSANTIIRDFYNPLVPEAQKREMGAGLYVGWAAAALQLLGGSLLCCSCPPREKYAPAKIIYSAPRSVGLGSTAYDRKDYV, encoded by the coding sequence ATGTCCATGGGCCTGGAGATCACGGGCACCTCGCTGGCGGTGCTGGGCTGGCTGAGCACCATCGTGTGCTGCGCGCTGCCCATGTGGCGCGTGACGGCCTTCATCGGCAGCAACATCATCACGGCGCAGACCATCTGGGAGGGCCTGTGGATGAACTGCGTGGTGCAGAGCACCGGCCAGATGCAGTGCAAGGTGTATGACTCGCTGCTGGCGCTGCCGCAGGACCTGCAGGCGGCCCGCGCCCTCATTGTCGTCGCCATCCTCCTAACTGCCTTCGGGCTCCTCGTGGCGCTCGTGGGCGCCCAGTGCACCAACTGCGTGCAGGACGACTCGGCCAAGGCCAAGATCACCATTGTGGCGGGCGTGCTTTTCCTGCTAGCGGCCTTGCTCACCCTGGTTCCGGTGTCCTGGTCGGCCAACACCATCATCCGGGACTTCTACAACCCGCTGGTGCCCGAGGCGCAGAAGCGCGAGATGGGCGCCGGCCTGTACGTGGGCTGGGCGGCCGCGGCGCTGCAGCTGCTGGGGGGCTCGTTGCTCTGCTGTTCTTGCCCACCCCGCGAGAAGTACGCGCCCGCCAAGATCATCTACTCCGCGCCGCGTTCAGTTGGACTCGGGAGCACCGCCTACGACCGCAAGGACTACGTCTGA